Proteins from one Juglans microcarpa x Juglans regia isolate MS1-56 chromosome 6S, Jm3101_v1.0, whole genome shotgun sequence genomic window:
- the LOC121236814 gene encoding uncharacterized protein LOC121236814 isoform X1 has translation MEESSNDQTNTPLPAGSAKQKLQRYALRSGNKSKEETSPVAELPNPSASKRGISTSSVSKSVGVLDLSTKDKSVKPPRRLSIPAKSTVRPAPKLAGNITPISEARVRSSATGQGKSDTPVSNVSRTTSRKKFSVLSSASYWISQIKLSESAAKHSISLGFFRLALEAGCEPLQRMRDELKLYAQRYNNLSEYGEPLKELFERYNISESTEQLQVSETYSQVPEEGTRSSDDDVHSSSSTAGNRKLKPRSLNTDATQASEVSKSAKQDTIQKKSRIIGTRGSLNKNSANSKSVSEPGDRKLPKKPEKPTKLESNKEKDKMKQGKKSSAKAVRVSTLPAENMPQENKENMDDALPIEEISLTGVS, from the exons ATGGAGGAGTCATCCAATGATCAGACCAACACTCCGCTCCCAG CAGGATCAGCAAAACAGAAGCTGCAGCGGTACGCGCTGCGGTCGGGGAATAAATCCAAGGAGGAAACATCTCCGGTAGCCGAATTGCCGAACCCTTCTGCATCTAAGag aGGGATTTCTACATCAAGTGTGAGTAAAAGTGTTGGCGTTCTTGATCTCTCTACTAAGGACAAGTCTGTTAAGCCACCTAGAAGGCTCTCCATTCCTGCCAAATCGACTGTCCGTCCTGCACCAAAACTGGCTGGAAACATCACTCCAATTTCAGAGGCTAGGGTGAGAAGTTCTGCTACTGGTCAGGGGAAAAGTGATACACCTGTTTCCAATGTTTCCAGAACAACAAGCAGGAAGAAGTTCAGTGTTTTGTCATCAGCATCGTATTGGATATCTCAGATTAAGCTCTCTGAATCTGCTGCTAAGCACTCAATTTCACTTGGCTTTTTTAGACTAGCCTTGGAGGCAGGATGCGAG CCTCTTCAGCGAATGCGGGATGAGCTCAAGTTGTATGCTCAACGATATAATAATCTCAGTGAATATGGGGAGCCtctgaaggaattatttgaaAGGTATAATATCTCAGAAAGCACAGAGCAGTTGCAGGTCTCTGAAACCTATTCTCAGGTGCCTGAAGAGGGAACTCGATCATCTGATGATGATGTCCATAGCTCTTCTTCTACTGCGGGAAATAGGAAACTAAAGCCCAGGTCTTTGAACACTGATGCTACTCAAGCTTCGGAAGTAAGCAAATCAGCCAAGCAGGATACTATTCAGAAGAAGAGTCGCATAATCGGGACTAGGGGATCTTTGAATAAGAATTCTGCCAACTCAAAGTCTGTTTCAGAGCCTGGGGATCGTAAATTGCCAAAGAAACCCGAGAAGCCAACTAAGCTGGAATCCAATAAAGAAAAGGACAAAATGAAGCAGGGAAAGAAATCTTCTGCTAAAGCAG TTCGAGTCAGCACTTTGCCTGCTGAGAATATGCCCCAGgagaacaaagaaaatatg GATGATGCTCTCCCAATAGAAGAGATCAGCTTGACCGGAGTCAGTTAG
- the LOC121236814 gene encoding uncharacterized protein LOC121236814 isoform X2, with amino-acid sequence MEESSNDQTNTPLPGSAKQKLQRYALRSGNKSKEETSPVAELPNPSASKRGISTSSVSKSVGVLDLSTKDKSVKPPRRLSIPAKSTVRPAPKLAGNITPISEARVRSSATGQGKSDTPVSNVSRTTSRKKFSVLSSASYWISQIKLSESAAKHSISLGFFRLALEAGCEPLQRMRDELKLYAQRYNNLSEYGEPLKELFERYNISESTEQLQVSETYSQVPEEGTRSSDDDVHSSSSTAGNRKLKPRSLNTDATQASEVSKSAKQDTIQKKSRIIGTRGSLNKNSANSKSVSEPGDRKLPKKPEKPTKLESNKEKDKMKQGKKSSAKAVRVSTLPAENMPQENKENMDDALPIEEISLTGVS; translated from the exons ATGGAGGAGTCATCCAATGATCAGACCAACACTCCGCTCCCAG GATCAGCAAAACAGAAGCTGCAGCGGTACGCGCTGCGGTCGGGGAATAAATCCAAGGAGGAAACATCTCCGGTAGCCGAATTGCCGAACCCTTCTGCATCTAAGag aGGGATTTCTACATCAAGTGTGAGTAAAAGTGTTGGCGTTCTTGATCTCTCTACTAAGGACAAGTCTGTTAAGCCACCTAGAAGGCTCTCCATTCCTGCCAAATCGACTGTCCGTCCTGCACCAAAACTGGCTGGAAACATCACTCCAATTTCAGAGGCTAGGGTGAGAAGTTCTGCTACTGGTCAGGGGAAAAGTGATACACCTGTTTCCAATGTTTCCAGAACAACAAGCAGGAAGAAGTTCAGTGTTTTGTCATCAGCATCGTATTGGATATCTCAGATTAAGCTCTCTGAATCTGCTGCTAAGCACTCAATTTCACTTGGCTTTTTTAGACTAGCCTTGGAGGCAGGATGCGAG CCTCTTCAGCGAATGCGGGATGAGCTCAAGTTGTATGCTCAACGATATAATAATCTCAGTGAATATGGGGAGCCtctgaaggaattatttgaaAGGTATAATATCTCAGAAAGCACAGAGCAGTTGCAGGTCTCTGAAACCTATTCTCAGGTGCCTGAAGAGGGAACTCGATCATCTGATGATGATGTCCATAGCTCTTCTTCTACTGCGGGAAATAGGAAACTAAAGCCCAGGTCTTTGAACACTGATGCTACTCAAGCTTCGGAAGTAAGCAAATCAGCCAAGCAGGATACTATTCAGAAGAAGAGTCGCATAATCGGGACTAGGGGATCTTTGAATAAGAATTCTGCCAACTCAAAGTCTGTTTCAGAGCCTGGGGATCGTAAATTGCCAAAGAAACCCGAGAAGCCAACTAAGCTGGAATCCAATAAAGAAAAGGACAAAATGAAGCAGGGAAAGAAATCTTCTGCTAAAGCAG TTCGAGTCAGCACTTTGCCTGCTGAGAATATGCCCCAGgagaacaaagaaaatatg GATGATGCTCTCCCAATAGAAGAGATCAGCTTGACCGGAGTCAGTTAG